From the genome of Pelagicoccus sp. SDUM812003, one region includes:
- a CDS encoding PAS domain-containing protein, translated as MIPPEASLNQNNEEQQKAQTLADSLLEFSSEGIIVVDRTGRVERANKNALQILGVDQDMARGLHISELFRAMDPHSDEPIDLADERYRNPQLAHAQATLHTPSGGIVPVSFHLKPNINSARPDLSGALLFFKDLSQSVTTETQIRLIATALKSIGEGVLITDDNWEGGHARILYSNDGFSQITGYSDLDAIGKPISILNGPNTDPSVINEMVKDIRSGQPAAGETVGYKKDGSEFIISWKAFPVHGKNGLVSNYVVIQRDVSQLRRLEQDLFQSQKMEAVGRLAGGVAHDFNNILAVILSFSDLVIDKIDDNDPNRKFITEIRKAAERAADLTQQLLSFSRRNKNLKPEVLDAIKVTTDMQKILRRLVPENIQFNLRFSDLPVYVNINRTALEQILINFTTNARDAMPDGGQMELSIIQCDAEQSEQLLPDYMEAKSYMMLSFQDNGMGIDPETQKRIFEPFFTTKEQGKGTGLGLATVYGIVKQANGHIEVASEQGKGTRFRIFLPVIASKLPEDDGKDETLSEDLVSTERETILVVEDDETMCDCISGLLGLYNYQVYSTNQAEDALDFFEGSHEDIKLLVTDLILPKMRGSELAERLLKKNPDMKVIVMTGYSEELLPQFDIPKEAILLKKPFSLKAMLSSVQSLLNGAKT; from the coding sequence ATGATTCCGCCCGAAGCGTCCCTCAATCAGAACAACGAGGAACAACAAAAGGCCCAGACACTTGCAGACTCTCTGCTGGAATTCTCCAGTGAAGGGATCATCGTGGTCGACCGCACGGGACGGGTGGAGAGGGCCAACAAAAACGCTCTTCAGATCCTCGGCGTGGATCAGGACATGGCTCGAGGCCTGCATATCAGCGAGCTGTTTCGAGCCATGGATCCCCACTCCGACGAGCCTATCGACCTGGCCGACGAGCGCTACCGCAATCCCCAGCTGGCCCACGCCCAAGCTACGCTCCACACTCCTAGCGGCGGCATCGTGCCCGTCAGCTTCCATCTCAAGCCCAACATCAACTCGGCTCGCCCCGATCTTTCCGGAGCCTTGCTCTTCTTCAAGGACCTCAGCCAAAGCGTCACCACCGAGACCCAGATCCGCCTCATCGCCACCGCACTGAAGAGCATCGGCGAGGGAGTGCTCATCACCGACGACAACTGGGAAGGCGGCCACGCCCGCATCCTCTACTCCAACGATGGGTTCTCCCAGATCACCGGCTACAGCGACCTCGACGCCATCGGCAAGCCCATCTCCATCCTCAACGGCCCCAACACCGACCCTTCGGTCATCAATGAAATGGTCAAAGACATCCGCTCCGGGCAACCGGCTGCGGGCGAAACGGTCGGCTACAAGAAGGACGGCAGCGAGTTCATCATTTCCTGGAAAGCCTTTCCGGTGCACGGAAAGAACGGACTCGTCAGCAACTACGTGGTCATACAGCGGGACGTTTCACAGCTTCGCCGCCTCGAGCAGGACCTTTTCCAATCCCAGAAAATGGAGGCCGTGGGTCGTCTGGCAGGTGGCGTTGCCCACGATTTCAACAACATTCTAGCGGTCATCCTGTCCTTCTCCGATCTGGTCATCGACAAGATTGACGATAACGATCCGAACCGGAAGTTCATCACCGAGATCCGCAAGGCAGCGGAACGCGCCGCCGACCTCACCCAGCAGCTGCTCTCCTTCAGTCGGCGAAATAAAAACCTCAAGCCCGAGGTGCTCGACGCCATCAAGGTCACCACCGACATGCAGAAGATCCTGCGTCGCCTGGTACCGGAAAACATCCAGTTCAACCTCCGCTTTTCCGACCTCCCTGTCTACGTCAACATCAACCGCACCGCCCTCGAGCAGATCCTCATCAACTTCACCACCAACGCCCGCGACGCCATGCCCGACGGCGGCCAGATGGAACTCTCCATCATACAGTGCGACGCTGAGCAATCCGAGCAGCTGCTGCCGGACTACATGGAAGCCAAATCCTACATGATGCTCAGCTTCCAGGACAACGGCATGGGCATCGACCCGGAAACCCAGAAACGCATCTTCGAGCCGTTTTTCACCACCAAGGAGCAAGGCAAGGGCACCGGGCTGGGCCTCGCCACCGTCTACGGTATCGTCAAACAGGCCAACGGCCACATCGAAGTCGCATCCGAGCAGGGAAAAGGCACCCGCTTCCGCATCTTCCTCCCCGTCATCGCCTCCAAGCTGCCCGAAGACGACGGCAAGGACGAGACCCTCAGCGAGGACCTGGTCTCCACCGAGCGCGAAACCATCCTGGTGGTGGAGGACGACGAAACCATGTGCGACTGCATTTCCGGCCTTCTCGGTCTTTACAACTACCAGGTCTACTCCACCAACCAGGCGGAAGACGCCCTGGATTTCTTCGAAGGCTCGCACGAGGACATCAAGCTGCTGGTCACCGATCTCATCCTGCCCAAAATGCGCGGCTCCGAGCTAGCGGAGCGCTTGCTGAAGAAGAACCCCGACATGAAGGTCATCGTCATGACCGGCTACTCCGAGGAGCTGCTGCCCCAATTCGACATCCCGAAAGAAGCCATCCTGCTCAAAAAGCCCTTCTCGCTCAAAGCCATGCTATCGTCGGTGCAAAGCCTTCTCAACGGCGCCAAGACCTGA
- the galE gene encoding UDP-glucose 4-epimerase GalE, whose translation MNVLVVGGAGYIGSHCVRQLQAAGHKAVVMDSLVYGHRKAVSPETPFYDCDMADRPALLEILKKEQIELVMHFAAFAYVGESMSDPLKYYDNNVAKPLSLLQTMREAGVTKFVFSSSCTVLGEEAEPPFTEAMPLRPISAYGQTKADVEVILEYCAKAYGMSAAIFRYFNASGANEAGDIGEDHDPETHLIPIAIQCALGQRKQMYVFGDDYPTPDGTCLRDYVHVDDLSRAHIAAFPKLEEEGVLLKYNLGTGTPASVLEIIKTVEDVSGLPVPYELGPRRSGDVPAAYADSKKAKEELGWEPQYPTIRSIIETAWKWHKAHPKGYDDRD comes from the coding sequence ATGAACGTACTCGTCGTCGGAGGAGCAGGATACATCGGAAGCCACTGCGTGCGCCAGTTGCAGGCCGCTGGTCATAAGGCAGTCGTAATGGACAGCCTGGTTTATGGACATCGCAAAGCGGTCTCTCCCGAGACTCCTTTCTATGATTGCGACATGGCGGACCGGCCAGCCCTACTCGAAATCCTGAAAAAAGAGCAAATCGAGCTGGTGATGCACTTCGCCGCCTTCGCTTACGTGGGCGAGTCCATGTCCGATCCTCTGAAATACTACGACAACAACGTGGCGAAGCCGCTCTCACTCTTGCAGACCATGCGCGAAGCGGGTGTCACCAAGTTCGTCTTCTCCTCCTCCTGCACTGTGCTGGGCGAGGAAGCGGAGCCACCTTTTACCGAAGCCATGCCGCTGCGGCCTATCAGCGCCTACGGCCAGACCAAGGCCGACGTCGAGGTCATCCTCGAATACTGCGCCAAGGCCTACGGCATGAGCGCCGCCATCTTCCGCTACTTCAACGCATCCGGGGCCAACGAAGCGGGAGATATCGGCGAGGATCATGATCCCGAGACCCACCTCATCCCCATCGCCATCCAGTGCGCCCTGGGCCAGCGCAAGCAGATGTACGTCTTCGGAGACGACTATCCCACTCCCGACGGGACCTGCCTGCGAGACTACGTGCATGTGGACGACCTTTCCCGAGCCCACATCGCCGCTTTCCCAAAGCTGGAGGAAGAGGGAGTGTTGCTGAAATACAATCTCGGTACCGGCACTCCGGCCAGCGTTTTGGAAATCATCAAAACCGTGGAAGACGTGTCCGGCCTGCCCGTCCCCTACGAGCTCGGCCCCCGTCGCAGCGGCGACGTGCCAGCGGCCTACGCCGATAGCAAGAAGGCGAAGGAGGAGCTCGGCTGGGAGCCGCAGTATCCGACCATCCGATCCATCATCGAAACCGCTTGGAAGTGGCACAAGGCCCACCCAAAGGGCTACGACGATCGAGACTGA